In Pseudoalteromonas sp. MM1, a single window of DNA contains:
- a CDS encoding chemotaxis response regulator protein-glutamate methylesterase, translating into MVKVLIIDDSPLIRRLLSEILSQASDIEVVGCAEDPYQAREMIKLLNPDVLTLDVEMPKMDGISFLRNLMRLRPMPVVMISTLTQQGSPITLEALELGAVDFIAKPTVNVKQQMSQYAYVVQQKVRVAAGARVRSFKKVSTENEPLPTNAQFLLNKVIAIGASTGGTEAIKEVLIKMPTNCPAIVITQHIPPVFSTSFAQRMDRTCAINVKEAQHGDKLTAGWAYIAPGGLHLSIKKRGASLYCELEDSEPVNRHKPAVDVLFNSLLECGAKNIVAALLTGMGSDGAKGLLSIKQAGGYTIAQDEFSSVVWGMPKAAVDLGAAHEIVALDKVTQRLLHQAIKV; encoded by the coding sequence ATGGTTAAAGTTCTGATAATTGATGATTCACCACTGATAAGGCGTTTGCTGAGCGAAATATTATCTCAGGCTAGCGATATCGAGGTTGTTGGCTGTGCTGAAGACCCTTATCAAGCACGAGAAATGATTAAATTGCTCAATCCAGATGTGCTTACCCTCGATGTAGAAATGCCAAAAATGGACGGCATTAGCTTTTTAAGAAACCTAATGCGCTTAAGACCTATGCCCGTTGTGATGATTTCTACATTAACCCAGCAAGGTTCGCCTATCACCTTAGAAGCGCTTGAGCTAGGTGCGGTGGATTTTATTGCCAAGCCGACCGTGAATGTTAAGCAGCAAATGAGTCAGTATGCATATGTTGTACAGCAAAAAGTGCGCGTGGCGGCAGGTGCAAGGGTAAGAAGTTTTAAAAAGGTAAGCACCGAAAATGAACCTTTACCTACCAATGCGCAATTTTTATTAAACAAGGTAATAGCGATAGGGGCTTCAACAGGGGGCACAGAAGCAATAAAAGAAGTGCTTATAAAAATGCCGACCAATTGCCCTGCGATTGTGATTACCCAGCATATTCCTCCGGTATTTAGTACCTCGTTTGCGCAGCGTATGGACCGCACCTGTGCAATTAACGTAAAAGAAGCGCAGCACGGAGATAAGCTCACTGCAGGGTGGGCTTATATAGCCCCAGGTGGTCTGCACTTAAGCATAAAAAAAAGAGGGGCAAGTTTATATTGCGAGCTTGAAGATTCTGAGCCGGTTAACCGCCATAAACCGGCGGTAGATGTATTATTTAACTCGTTACTTGAGTGCGGCGCAAAAAACATTGTGGCAGCGCTACTAACCGGTATGGGGAGCGATGGCGCAAAGGGCTTGCTTAGCATTAAACAAGCTGGCGGTTACACCATTGCACAGGATGAGTTTTCTTCTGTGGTGTGGGGAATGCCCAAAGCGGCGGTTGATTTAGGCGCCGCTCATGAAATTGTTGCGCTTGATAAAGTAACCCAGCGCTTATTGCATCAGGCTATAAAGGTGTAA
- the cheD gene encoding chemoreceptor glutamine deamidase CheD, whose translation MHAQFRPVLPGFEHIKRYWDAGRTSVVAKILPGEFYVSKNDELISTVLGSCIAACVYDEKAGIGGVNHFMLPVKKGLELNSAHSLSCRYGNWAMEYLINEVLKGGAARKNLKIKLFGGGKIISAMTDIGIGNISFANAYIQEESLNLVAQDMGGPWPRKIFFHPHTGKVHVKKLKNLHNNTIEKREVRYLQNLKQQDKATETNIELF comes from the coding sequence ATGCACGCACAGTTTAGGCCGGTGCTGCCAGGGTTTGAACATATAAAACGTTACTGGGATGCAGGACGCACAAGCGTGGTGGCAAAAATATTACCCGGCGAATTTTATGTCTCAAAAAATGATGAGCTTATTTCTACGGTACTTGGGTCGTGCATCGCCGCGTGTGTTTATGATGAAAAAGCCGGTATAGGCGGTGTAAACCACTTTATGTTGCCGGTAAAAAAAGGCCTAGAATTAAACAGTGCCCATAGTTTGAGCTGCCGCTACGGAAATTGGGCAATGGAATACCTGATCAACGAAGTACTCAAAGGTGGTGCAGCGCGAAAAAATTTAAAAATAAAACTCTTTGGTGGCGGCAAAATAATTAGTGCAATGACCGACATAGGGATAGGTAATATTAGCTTTGCCAATGCCTATATTCAGGAAGAGTCGCTCAATCTTGTTGCACAAGATATGGGGGGGCCGTGGCCTCGAAAAATTTTTTTTCATCCGCATACGGGCAAAGTCCACGTAAAAAAACTGAAGAATTTGCACAACAACACAATTGAAAAACGCGAAGTGCGCTACCTGCAAAACCTTAAGCAACAAGATAAAGCCACCGAGACTAACATAGAGCTGTTTTAG
- a CDS encoding protein-glutamate O-methyltransferase CheR has translation MKEFLCTDKDFKDIATLVYNACGIVLGDHKREMVYSRLARRVREHKLKNFSQYLEYLHNNKEAEFDAFINAITTNLTSFFREPHHFEFLKNTIVPQLLSSNKVTKRVRVWSAGCSTGEEPYSLAITLADLFPSSWDVKILATDLDSNVLAKAQAGIYTAANVNGLENNVLKKWFLKSKDGQTYKVKPQLNKHIFFKRLNLLQEWPMKGQFDLILCRNVVIYFDKETKDTLFERYANALNRDGYLFLGHSESMGKEHSEFKNLGKTMYQKQHNARTV, from the coding sequence ATGAAAGAATTTTTATGTACCGATAAAGATTTTAAAGACATTGCCACTTTAGTTTATAACGCATGCGGAATTGTGCTTGGCGATCATAAGCGCGAAATGGTGTATTCCCGTTTAGCAAGAAGGGTAAGGGAGCATAAACTTAAAAACTTTTCACAATACTTAGAATACTTACACAATAATAAAGAGGCTGAGTTTGACGCATTTATTAATGCTATTACCACTAACTTAACGTCTTTTTTTAGAGAGCCCCACCACTTTGAGTTTTTAAAAAACACCATAGTGCCGCAGTTACTTAGCAGTAACAAAGTCACAAAACGAGTACGCGTATGGTCAGCGGGTTGCTCTACCGGTGAAGAGCCATACAGCTTAGCAATAACCCTTGCCGATTTATTCCCAAGTTCTTGGGATGTAAAAATTTTAGCAACCGATTTAGATTCTAATGTATTAGCCAAAGCACAAGCGGGTATTTATACCGCGGCTAATGTAAATGGATTAGAGAACAATGTACTTAAAAAGTGGTTTTTAAAAAGCAAAGATGGGCAAACATATAAGGTGAAACCACAGCTAAATAAGCATATTTTTTTTAAACGCCTTAACCTTTTACAAGAATGGCCTATGAAAGGGCAGTTTGACTTAATTTTATGTCGTAACGTGGTTATTTATTTTGATAAAGAAACAAAAGACACCTTGTTTGAACGTTATGCAAATGCACTTAATCGTGATGGGTATTTGTTTTTAGGGCACTCAGAGAGTATGGGAAAAGAGCATTCTGAGTTTAAAAATTTAGGGAAAACCATGTATCAAAAGCAACACAATGCACGCACAGTTTAG
- a CDS encoding methyl-accepting chemotaxis protein, whose amino-acid sequence MGWFSNPKQSESSNDLIVNALNKSLAVIEFEPSGRIITANSNFLNAMGYRLEEVQGQHHSMFVEPDEAQSSEYKNFWQRLRGGEFISNEFKRLANGGREVWIQATYNPIIDSQGQVLKVIKFATDITEQKKQAAEAQGQLEAISKSQAVIEFNLDGTIITANDNFLNGLGYQLSEIKGQHHKLFVNPEYAKTNEYKQFWDKLGRGEYDSGEYMRIGKQGQEIWIQASYNPIFDLNGKPYKVIKYASDITAQKQLERESKKAADLASALTVCQANVMIADKDLNIIFVNEQVKLMLKARETALQSVLPSFSVDNLIGTCVDDFHKHPAHQRELLKNLKQPYKTELRLAGLIFSLIATPWINHEGKHLGTIVEWEDITDSVAKAEQERAEAQENLRVKQALDTVATNTMIADASNVIVYMNNAVKSMMSLAEDDLKRELPNFDSTNLMQQNIDIFHKNPAHQQNLLAKLTTTYRAEIKVGGRTFGLVANPIFTPEQERIGTVVEWEDRTAEVAIEKEIAQLVSDAGNGDLETRVDEKGKEGFFLRLAQGLNSLVEIVDDAVSDTAQMLDAMANGDLSKRIEKEYQGSFDKLKQDANTTADKLTDVINRINSSATLVASGAEEISQGNADLSQRTEEQASSLEETASSMEEMTSTVRQNADNAKVANDLAEETCDKAIQGGEVVNRAVTSMSAINESSKKIADIIGVIDEIAFQTNLLALNAAVEAARAGEQGRGFAVVAGEVRNLAQRSAGAAKEIKELIRDSVAKVTDGSVLVNESGETLREIVSSVQRVTQMIADITEASEEQSAGIEQVNKAVAQMDEMTQQNAALVEEASAAGESMAEQANEMRQLLHFFSFGQQGMNTLPNTHFERSAPPARQPSGYLKNPQPKGENFIDSADEWEEF is encoded by the coding sequence ATGGGATGGTTTAGTAATCCGAAGCAGTCAGAATCAAGCAATGACTTAATTGTTAATGCATTAAATAAATCATTAGCGGTTATTGAGTTTGAACCCAGCGGCAGAATAATTACGGCTAATTCAAACTTTTTAAATGCAATGGGATACCGTTTAGAGGAAGTGCAAGGGCAGCACCACTCTATGTTTGTTGAACCAGATGAAGCACAAAGCAGCGAGTATAAAAATTTTTGGCAACGCTTGCGCGGTGGAGAGTTTATTTCTAATGAGTTTAAACGCCTTGCTAATGGAGGGCGAGAGGTATGGATCCAAGCTACCTACAACCCCATTATTGATAGCCAAGGGCAAGTGCTAAAAGTAATTAAATTTGCTACCGACATTACCGAACAAAAAAAGCAGGCCGCTGAAGCACAAGGCCAACTTGAGGCAATTAGTAAATCTCAGGCGGTGATTGAGTTTAATCTTGATGGCACAATTATTACTGCCAATGACAATTTTTTAAATGGTTTAGGCTATCAACTTAGCGAAATAAAAGGCCAGCATCATAAATTATTTGTGAACCCAGAATACGCTAAAACAAACGAATACAAACAGTTTTGGGACAAGTTAGGACGAGGAGAGTACGACTCCGGCGAGTACATGCGAATAGGTAAACAAGGGCAAGAAATATGGATTCAAGCCTCTTACAACCCGATATTTGATTTAAACGGTAAGCCTTATAAAGTGATAAAATACGCCAGTGATATCACCGCGCAAAAGCAGCTCGAGCGCGAGTCTAAAAAGGCTGCGGACTTAGCAAGTGCGTTAACCGTTTGCCAAGCCAATGTAATGATTGCCGATAAAGACCTCAATATTATATTTGTGAATGAGCAGGTTAAGTTAATGCTCAAAGCACGTGAAACGGCCTTGCAAAGTGTGCTACCTAGTTTTTCTGTCGATAATTTAATTGGCACATGTGTAGACGATTTTCATAAGCACCCAGCCCATCAACGCGAACTATTAAAAAACTTAAAACAGCCTTATAAAACAGAGTTACGTTTAGCAGGGCTTATTTTTAGCTTAATTGCTACACCGTGGATAAACCATGAAGGTAAGCATTTAGGCACCATTGTTGAGTGGGAAGATATCACTGATAGCGTAGCAAAAGCAGAGCAAGAACGTGCAGAAGCACAAGAAAACTTACGAGTAAAACAAGCGCTTGATACCGTAGCAACAAACACCATGATAGCCGATGCTTCAAATGTAATTGTATACATGAACAACGCGGTTAAATCGATGATGAGTCTTGCTGAAGATGATTTGAAAAGGGAGCTGCCAAACTTTGATAGCACCAACTTAATGCAGCAAAACATTGATATATTCCACAAAAACCCGGCTCATCAACAAAACTTATTAGCTAAGCTTACAACAACTTACCGAGCCGAAATAAAAGTAGGTGGGCGCACTTTTGGTTTAGTTGCAAACCCTATTTTTACACCAGAACAAGAACGTATAGGAACTGTTGTTGAGTGGGAAGATAGAACGGCTGAAGTAGCAATAGAAAAAGAAATTGCCCAATTAGTTAGCGATGCGGGCAATGGCGATTTAGAAACCCGAGTAGATGAAAAAGGAAAAGAAGGCTTTTTCTTACGTTTAGCACAAGGCTTAAATAGCTTAGTTGAAATTGTTGATGATGCCGTTAGTGATACCGCGCAAATGCTTGATGCAATGGCCAATGGCGACCTATCAAAGCGCATAGAAAAAGAGTATCAAGGCTCGTTTGATAAGCTTAAGCAAGATGCTAATACCACTGCAGATAAGCTAACCGATGTTATAAATCGCATAAACTCATCAGCCACACTTGTTGCCAGTGGTGCAGAGGAAATTTCGCAAGGTAATGCTGATTTAAGTCAACGTACCGAAGAGCAAGCTTCATCACTTGAAGAAACAGCTTCTAGCATGGAAGAAATGACCAGTACCGTAAGGCAAAATGCGGATAATGCAAAAGTTGCTAACGATTTAGCCGAAGAAACCTGCGACAAAGCAATTCAGGGTGGCGAAGTTGTAAATAGAGCAGTAACGAGTATGTCGGCCATTAACGAGTCGAGTAAAAAAATTGCAGACATTATTGGTGTTATTGATGAAATTGCTTTTCAAACTAATTTATTGGCACTCAACGCCGCCGTTGAAGCAGCCAGAGCAGGAGAGCAGGGCCGTGGCTTTGCCGTTGTTGCTGGTGAGGTGCGCAACCTAGCTCAGCGCTCAGCCGGTGCTGCTAAAGAAATTAAAGAGCTTATTAGAGACAGTGTGGCAAAAGTTACCGATGGCTCTGTGCTTGTAAATGAGTCGGGTGAAACGCTCAGAGAAATAGTTTCAAGTGTGCAACGTGTTACTCAAATGATTGCAGATATTACCGAGGCCTCTGAAGAGCAAAGCGCAGGCATTGAGCAAGTCAATAAAGCGGTTGCCCAAATGGATGAGATGACCCAGCAAAATGCGGCACTTGTAGAAGAAGCCTCTGCTGCGGGCGAGTCAATGGCTGAGCAAGCAAACGAGATGCGCCAGCTATTGCACTTTTTCTCATTTGGTCAGCAAGGCATGAATACATTGCCAAATACGCACTTTGAACGCTCAGCGCCCCCTGCGCGCCAACCTAGTGGCTATTTAAAAAATCCCCAACCCAAAGGCGAAAACTTTATAGACTCAGCAGATGAATGGGAAGAGTTTTAG
- a CDS encoding chemotaxis protein CheW produces MISEQSELNNKIDLGQQQGVKQFLTFIMAGEEYGVDILTVQEIRSWEEITVLPNAPDFVKGVINLRGTIVPIIDLRLRFGLPSTEYGPLTVVIVVKVIFENDSKIMGIAVDAVSDVYSIAEQNAKPVPSLSDSSNCEYVAGLVNVGEKMVSLVDLQRTMDI; encoded by the coding sequence ATGATTAGTGAACAAAGCGAGCTAAATAACAAAATTGATTTAGGTCAACAGCAAGGCGTTAAGCAGTTTTTAACTTTTATTATGGCAGGCGAAGAATACGGCGTAGATATATTAACCGTGCAAGAGATCAGAAGTTGGGAAGAAATTACCGTACTGCCCAACGCGCCGGATTTTGTTAAAGGAGTAATAAACCTTCGCGGCACCATAGTGCCAATAATAGATTTGCGCTTACGTTTTGGCTTGCCAAGCACTGAATATGGGCCATTAACGGTTGTTATTGTTGTAAAAGTTATTTTTGAAAACGATTCAAAAATAATGGGTATCGCAGTAGATGCGGTGTCAGATGTTTACAGCATTGCAGAGCAAAACGCCAAGCCCGTCCCTAGCCTGTCTGATTCGAGTAATTGTGAATATGTCGCAGGGTTGGTAAACGTGGGCGAAAAAATGGTCTCGTTAGTTGATTTACAAAGAACAATGGATATATAG
- a CDS encoding chemotaxis protein CheA, whose product MSIDLSQFFEVFFEESFEGLDTMEAELLNLEPGEEDLETINTIFRAAHSIKGGSGTFGFNSVAEFTHVLETLLDQIRQGERELTTEHVNLLLKAVDCLRGLLGELQAEQEPDLSQATTLKKQFEIVLEMQADSAPSEANEVTAAAEVNTFQIDFKPHHHLFKTGNEPLFMISELAELGELETQAFLDDIPDIKDLSSDECYLHWRFFLNTSEKKAAIKEVFEWVEDDADIKIELCGGLFDEDTSHTANADEKSSDSTAQTPPISNAKKAPDKPKSKPTADKKPTSAPESTSIRVGIDKVDSLINMVGELVITQAMLNQLSEQEISESTITSLQEGLAQLAHNTRDLQENVMRIRMLPINFVFSRFPRLVRDIAQKLNKQVELKLLGEQTELDKTVMEKISDPMVHLVRNSLDHGLETIEQRVAAGKDPVGTVTLNAFHQGGNIVIEIMDDGQGLNTQKIKEKAITNELITADCNLTDDEINELIFMPGFSTADAVSDLSGRGVGMDVVKRNIQSLNGSVEVSSAPGVGSTFTIRLPLTLAILDGQLVKVAQHTYIIPLISIVESLQIDITKVSRVGKDLDVLRLRDEYIPILRLYQIFNHQNAIESLDKTLLVVVETDNQKVGLLVDDLLSQQQVVIKSLEANYQKVDGVSGATILGDGRVSLIVDISGLIKLSGLKKPGSQELIIDSKTPLEAS is encoded by the coding sequence GTGAGTATAGATTTAAGTCAATTTTTTGAAGTGTTCTTTGAAGAAAGTTTTGAAGGCCTAGATACAATGGAGGCCGAGCTATTAAATTTAGAGCCCGGCGAAGAAGACTTAGAAACAATAAATACTATTTTTAGAGCTGCGCACTCAATTAAAGGGGGCAGTGGCACCTTTGGCTTTAACTCAGTTGCTGAGTTTACCCATGTGCTAGAAACCCTACTCGATCAAATACGCCAAGGCGAGCGCGAGCTAACCACCGAGCACGTTAATTTATTACTTAAAGCTGTTGATTGTTTGCGAGGTTTACTCGGTGAGCTGCAAGCAGAGCAAGAGCCTGATTTATCACAAGCTACGACTTTAAAAAAACAATTTGAAATTGTACTCGAAATGCAAGCCGATTCAGCCCCAAGCGAGGCAAACGAAGTAACAGCTGCTGCTGAGGTAAATACCTTTCAAATCGATTTCAAGCCGCATCATCACCTTTTTAAAACAGGTAACGAGCCTTTATTTATGATCAGCGAATTAGCTGAACTCGGCGAGCTTGAAACACAGGCATTTTTAGACGATATCCCAGATATCAAAGATTTAAGCAGTGACGAGTGCTACTTACACTGGCGCTTTTTTTTAAATACCAGCGAAAAAAAAGCAGCCATTAAAGAGGTGTTTGAATGGGTAGAAGATGATGCTGATATAAAAATAGAGCTCTGTGGCGGGTTATTTGATGAAGACACTTCTCATACCGCAAACGCTGATGAAAAGAGCAGCGATAGCACAGCCCAAACACCGCCTATTAGCAATGCTAAAAAAGCACCCGATAAACCTAAAAGCAAACCCACAGCCGATAAAAAGCCAACATCAGCACCAGAGTCTACCTCAATAAGAGTAGGAATAGACAAAGTAGACTCGTTAATAAATATGGTCGGTGAGCTGGTGATAACACAAGCCATGTTAAATCAGTTGAGCGAGCAAGAAATTAGCGAATCAACCATTACGTCATTACAAGAAGGCCTGGCACAACTGGCGCATAATACTCGAGATCTGCAAGAAAATGTGATGCGTATTCGTATGTTACCGATTAACTTTGTATTTAGCCGGTTTCCGCGTTTAGTACGCGATATAGCGCAAAAACTAAATAAACAGGTGGAGTTGAAATTATTAGGCGAGCAAACCGAGCTAGATAAAACGGTAATGGAAAAAATATCTGACCCTATGGTTCACCTAGTCAGAAATTCCCTCGACCATGGCCTTGAAACAATTGAACAGCGGGTTGCCGCTGGTAAAGATCCTGTGGGCACGGTGACCTTAAATGCCTTCCATCAAGGCGGCAATATTGTGATAGAAATAATGGACGATGGACAAGGCTTAAATACGCAAAAAATTAAAGAAAAAGCCATTACGAATGAGCTGATCACCGCTGATTGTAATTTAACAGATGATGAAATTAACGAGCTTATTTTTATGCCTGGCTTTTCTACCGCCGATGCGGTTAGCGACTTGTCTGGGCGTGGTGTAGGAATGGATGTTGTTAAGCGCAATATTCAATCTTTAAATGGTTCAGTTGAGGTTTCATCAGCGCCTGGCGTTGGCTCTACCTTTACAATTAGGCTGCCCCTTACGCTTGCCATTTTAGATGGTCAATTAGTTAAAGTTGCCCAGCATACTTATATTATTCCACTTATTTCTATTGTTGAATCACTACAGATTGATATCACTAAAGTAAGCCGAGTGGGTAAAGATTTAGATGTACTAAGGCTGCGTGACGAATACATCCCTATTTTACGCCTATATCAAATTTTTAATCATCAAAACGCCATAGAGTCATTAGACAAAACTTTGCTGGTGGTTGTTGAAACCGACAACCAAAAAGTGGGTTTGCTGGTTGATGACTTACTTTCGCAGCAGCAGGTAGTAATAAAAAGTTTAGAGGCGAACTATCAAAAGGTAGACGGGGTGTCTGGAGCAACTATTTTAGGCGACGGGCGTGTATCGTTAATTGTTGATATTAGCGGCTTAATAAAATTATCAGGGCTTAAAAAACCAGGTAGCCAAGAGCTAATCATAGATTCTAAAACACCTCTGGAGGCTTCATGA
- a CDS encoding response regulator has protein sequence MKKILAVDDSASMRQMVSFTLKTAGFDVTEAKDGSEALAIAKQQSFDAVISDVNMPIMDGITLIRELRGLPDYKFTPLLMLTTESGLDKKVEGKAAGATGWIVKPFNPDQLLAVLKKVIR, from the coding sequence ATGAAGAAAATTTTAGCGGTTGATGATTCTGCGTCAATGCGTCAAATGGTGAGCTTTACGCTTAAAACCGCAGGTTTTGATGTTACCGAAGCAAAAGATGGCAGCGAAGCCCTCGCGATTGCTAAGCAGCAAAGTTTTGATGCGGTAATTTCAGATGTAAATATGCCCATTATGGATGGCATTACGCTTATCAGAGAGCTCAGAGGCCTTCCTGATTACAAGTTTACGCCGCTACTTATGCTAACCACAGAGTCAGGATTAGATAAAAAAGTAGAAGGTAAAGCAGCTGGCGCAACAGGCTGGATTGTAAAACCTTTCAACCCGGATCAGTTACTAGCGGTACTTAAAAAAGTCATTCGTTAA
- a CDS encoding STAS domain-containing protein, translating to MLKLPSELAIMQVETLHQDLLQELNSNNDICLDVSEVVSADTASIQLLCALQKHLLTIHHKIVWVGSSDALQNAINQLGLSQYLTLESKG from the coding sequence ATGCTAAAACTTCCAAGCGAACTTGCGATTATGCAAGTAGAGACTCTTCACCAAGATTTATTACAAGAACTCAATAGCAATAACGATATTTGTTTAGATGTCAGTGAGGTTGTTTCAGCCGATACCGCGTCAATTCAACTTTTGTGTGCCTTACAAAAACACCTACTTACCATACACCATAAAATTGTATGGGTAGGCAGCAGTGATGCACTTCAAAACGCCATTAATCAACTTGGCTTAAGTCAATATTTAACACTTGAAAGTAAAGGTTAG
- a CDS encoding SCO family protein, with protein sequence MKQLRISLVVIFSFLLVACSEQNSAPDVQALVYEQAKPLSDFTLNDQNSKLVTKAQFLGQWNLVFLGYTSCPDICPLTLAKLNSVYKKLHNEYPLQIWFMSVDPQRDTPVKRKAYIDYFNPDFLAVSGEHKNLFPVVRELGLIYAISDSKESDYAVDHSASVALVDANGAVRAIFKPEFQQGNVPLINTAQLISEFKQIADYYKN encoded by the coding sequence ATGAAGCAGTTACGGATTAGCTTAGTTGTAATTTTTTCGTTTTTACTTGTCGCTTGCTCAGAGCAAAATAGTGCACCCGATGTGCAAGCCTTAGTATATGAGCAAGCAAAGCCTCTTTCTGATTTTACACTTAACGACCAAAACAGTAAGTTAGTTACCAAAGCGCAATTTTTGGGGCAGTGGAACTTAGTGTTTTTAGGCTATACTAGTTGTCCAGATATTTGCCCCTTAACGCTTGCTAAACTAAACAGCGTGTATAAAAAGTTACATAACGAATACCCATTGCAAATTTGGTTTATGTCGGTAGACCCTCAACGCGATACGCCTGTAAAGCGCAAAGCGTACATTGATTATTTTAACCCTGACTTTTTAGCTGTTTCGGGTGAGCACAAAAACCTATTCCCAGTGGTTAGAGAGCTTGGCCTAATTTATGCTATTAGTGACTCAAAAGAATCAGACTACGCGGTCGATCATAGTGCTTCGGTGGCTTTAGTTGATGCAAATGGAGCTGTAAGAGCCATATTTAAGCCTGAGTTCCAACAAGGAAATGTGCCCCTTATTAATACCGCTCAACTCATTAGCGAATTTAAACAAATAGCAGATTACTATAAAAACTAG
- the cyoE gene encoding heme o synthase — translation MALTLDKKELQVISAHPFIQRAYNLLQDYLAISKFKVVAMLVLTAWVGLALAPDVGRGIVVQFISLLGIGLLSGAAAVINHVVDSEIDTKMARTRHRPVAKGRLSKTHALSFAGVIGVAGFIMLMLWANTLTAVLTLFALVGYAFIYTSFLKRATPQNIVIGGLAGAMPPLLGWVSETNQMAAAPWLLVMIIFTWTPPHFWALAIARKSDYERAKIPMLPVTHGIDFCKTCVVAYTILLALVCVLPYLIGMSGGIYLVGACVLNALFLYKAVKLKLAPNNDTAMDLFRFSIVHLMVLFVILFIDKWLLL, via the coding sequence ATGGCACTCACACTCGACAAAAAAGAACTACAGGTTATTAGCGCACACCCTTTTATTCAACGTGCTTATAATTTATTGCAAGATTACTTAGCTATTAGCAAGTTTAAAGTAGTGGCTATGTTGGTACTTACTGCTTGGGTTGGCTTGGCACTGGCGCCTGATGTAGGGCGAGGCATTGTAGTACAATTTATTAGTTTACTAGGTATTGGCTTGCTCTCTGGCGCTGCGGCGGTAATAAACCATGTTGTTGATAGTGAAATAGATACAAAAATGGCGCGTACACGCCACCGCCCTGTAGCCAAAGGCCGGCTTAGTAAAACCCATGCGTTAAGCTTTGCAGGTGTGATAGGGGTTGCTGGTTTTATAATGCTAATGCTTTGGGCAAACACCCTAACAGCCGTGCTTACGTTGTTTGCATTAGTTGGGTATGCTTTTATTTATACCTCTTTTTTAAAGCGTGCTACACCGCAAAACATTGTAATTGGTGGCTTAGCTGGGGCAATGCCGCCCTTATTGGGTTGGGTTTCTGAAACCAATCAAATGGCAGCCGCGCCATGGTTACTTGTAATGATTATATTTACATGGACCCCACCGCATTTTTGGGCGCTGGCAATAGCACGCAAAAGCGATTACGAACGCGCTAAAATTCCTATGTTGCCAGTGACTCACGGTATCGACTTTTGTAAAACCTGCGTTGTGGCTTACACCATATTACTGGCGCTTGTATGCGTATTACCTTATTTAATTGGTATGTCGGGCGGTATTTATTTAGTAGGCGCATGTGTGCTCAATGCACTCTTTTTGTATAAAGCGGTTAAGCTTAAATTAGCCCCAAATAATGATACCGCAATGGACTTATTTCGCTTTTCAATTGTGCATTTAATGGTACTCTTCGTGATCTTATTTATAGATAAATGGCTCCTTTTATGA